A single window of Plasmodium reichenowi strain SY57 chromosome 14, whole genome shotgun sequence DNA harbors:
- a CDS encoding hypothetical protein (conserved Plasmodium protein, unknown function) produces MSRRKKEISDETEKHAEDETLDEIPYFKEIWNKLDQYEEEYLPSNEIQKHHCNLQKSLFNILFSIKYFNEINIDSQYLKLVNKFVKLKLQGNQSDEKDISRLARFYLKNEKENDEDELLLDEELGVFPTKCPISQMPFENPVTQRFSKNRKACVHTFEKAFILRLMHNKDTIECPIAACKKKVYKSSLHPDYEFLHHSRYKKFRDHITDALEYFNNIRNEEKEILDFAE; encoded by the exons atgagcagaagaaaaaaggaaatatcTGATGAA ACAGAAAAACATGCTGAGGATGAAACATTAGATGAG ataccttattttaaagaaatatgGAATAAACTTGATCAATATGAAGAAGAATATCTTCCGTCAAATGAAATTCAGAAACATCATTGTAACTTGCAAAAAAGTttgtttaatattttattctccataaaatatttta atgaaataaatattgatTCCCAATATTTAAAACTAGTAAACAAATTTGTCAAATTGAAATTACAAG GAAATCAGAGCGACGAAAAAGATATATCCAGATTAGCAAGg ttctatttaaaaaatgaaaaagaaaatgatgaagatgaaTTATTACTTGATGAAGAACTTGGCGTTTTTCCAACAAAATGCCCAATATCTCAAATGCCTTTTGAAAACCCCGTTACACAAAG GTTTAGCAAAAATAGAAAAGCTTGTGTACACACTTTTGAAAAGGCATTTATACTTCGATTAAT GCATAATAAGGATACAATAGAATGTCCGATAGCAg cttgtaaaaaaaaggtCTACAAAAGCTCGCTTCATCCTGATTATGAATTTCTTCACCATTCAAG gtataaaaaatttagaGACCATATCACAGATGCCTTggaatattttaataatatacgCAATGAAG aAAAGGAAATTTTAGATTTTGCTGAATAA